In Bartonella bovis 91-4, the following proteins share a genomic window:
- a CDS encoding tail protein X translates to MSDIYITKDGDMVDAICWEYYPKGQQALAVERVYAKNYGLADLGPILKAGVKIVLPALPHPQATPVIRLWGSKQ, encoded by the coding sequence GTGAGTGATATTTACATTACCAAAGATGGCGATATGGTTGATGCCATTTGCTGGGAATACTATCCAAAAGGTCAGCAAGCACTGGCTGTTGAACGTGTTTATGCAAAAAATTATGGGCTTGCAGATCTTGGACCCATTTTAAAAGCAGGAGTGAAAATTGTTTTGCCTGCCCTACCCCACCCTCAAGCAACACCGGTCATTAGGCTCTGGGGTAGTAAACAATGA
- a CDS encoding contractile injection system protein, VgrG/Pvc8 family — protein MKPFCRVMSNGEDVTRALMDYVLSIEITDEAEDKSDRITIELDDRARISDNGFLQIPLIGTVLSITLGYEEGKARDMGSYLIDEISVSSPPQSLSVTGRAASMNTSYRTPKSQSYHQITLGNIIQQIATRNGYVPEVDPSLAKVVVRHIDQTGESDMAFATRLAAEYDAVAKPMDGRLVLAKRGEGKAITGEMLPVVTIHEKMCSAWDFKYSARDEAGEAQGLTPGGGDDQKAASAAQNPETIEQYDDEASIHMDETPLRSLARSKKTLGKQDKVEKQEEEKKGGVIATYHDLRSGEKKEVKTGQAPFHELKYTYHNQSEAVAAIAAYRNKSSRGKATFSCDMGGDAFIQAEMKLIQAPPFRPYIPQQWRIKSVKHRLDTAGGYTTSIECELFNEAQEDTAQNVINTTPDKDDTIDDNAPPQASYDEGEGVIDMEGENS, from the coding sequence ATGAAGCCTTTTTGCAGAGTGATGTCTAATGGTGAGGATGTCACAAGAGCTTTAATGGATTATGTTTTATCAATTGAAATAACCGATGAAGCAGAAGACAAAAGTGACAGGATCACTATAGAATTGGATGATCGTGCTCGCATTAGTGATAATGGTTTTTTACAGATCCCTTTAATTGGAACAGTTCTTTCTATAACGCTGGGCTATGAAGAGGGTAAAGCACGTGACATGGGATCCTATCTGATTGATGAAATATCTGTCAGCAGTCCACCACAAAGTTTAAGTGTGACAGGACGTGCAGCTTCTATGAATACCTCTTACCGAACCCCAAAAAGCCAATCTTATCATCAGATAACACTGGGCAACATTATCCAACAGATAGCAACACGCAATGGCTATGTTCCCGAGGTTGATCCTTCTCTTGCAAAGGTTGTCGTGCGTCATATTGATCAAACCGGTGAAAGCGATATGGCTTTTGCAACACGCCTTGCTGCAGAATATGATGCTGTAGCAAAACCTATGGATGGCAGGCTTGTCCTTGCTAAACGTGGGGAAGGTAAGGCCATTACTGGAGAGATGCTCCCTGTGGTTACTATTCATGAAAAGATGTGTAGTGCTTGGGATTTTAAATATAGTGCACGCGATGAAGCAGGTGAGGCCCAGGGCTTAACACCAGGTGGAGGGGATGATCAAAAAGCCGCGTCAGCAGCACAAAACCCGGAAACAATTGAACAGTATGATGATGAAGCATCTATTCATATGGATGAGACCCCTCTGCGCTCATTAGCTCGATCAAAAAAAACACTTGGAAAACAAGACAAAGTTGAAAAACAAGAGGAAGAAAAGAAAGGAGGTGTGATAGCAACCTATCATGATTTACGCAGTGGTGAAAAGAAAGAGGTCAAAACCGGTCAGGCACCTTTTCATGAATTAAAATATACCTACCACAATCAATCAGAAGCCGTTGCAGCTATTGCAGCTTATCGTAATAAATCATCTCGTGGGAAAGCCACCTTTTCGTGTGATATGGGCGGAGATGCGTTCATTCAAGCTGAAATGAAGCTTATCCAAGCACCACCTTTCCGCCCTTACATTCCACAGCAATGGCGCATTAAAAGTGTCAAACATCGGTTGGATACAGCAGGCGGTTATACAACAAGTATCGAGTGTGAATTGTTTAATGAAGCGCAAGAAGATACAGCGCAAAACGTCATAAACACCACACCAGACAAAGATGACACAATAGATGATAACGCCCCACCTCAGGCATCTTATGATGAAGGTGAAGGTGTTATTGATATGGAAGGGGAAAATTCATGA
- a CDS encoding N-acetylmuramidase domain-containing protein, with the protein MTQIIQKLLSGNCKARTQGLVKSLAQEIGCEEAVVAAIISVESDGKGFDDEGRVKVLFEKHQFYKNLPFHKRQQAIKEDLAREEWISPKKGGYKEQKTNTQALKLLIAAITLDEEAALKSASYGAGQIMGNNYGILNWNTVQDFVTSMCSCEDEQIKAMFTFFKVRGLASSLRDKDFDAIARVYNGTGMVKEYGQRMRNAYFALTKKSAAVSNPIRANGLRLGSKGYRVEALQKRLNDLGYPLAIDSDYGPDTRSAIFSFQADHNLEVDGVVGAKTQEALDVATPMISPRRSGVSMADLRKNGTNIIKDADKTQMVGGAVVAGSTLIEANKMGAFDNLKLSIGKMSALVEPLAHIGKAISDHWWIGAIFVGWIIVLVSDRVKRTYLKAYKRGRAI; encoded by the coding sequence ATGACACAGATTATCCAAAAATTACTCAGTGGTAACTGCAAAGCGCGTACACAAGGTTTGGTTAAATCCTTAGCACAAGAGATCGGGTGTGAAGAAGCTGTGGTTGCTGCGATTATTTCTGTTGAGTCAGATGGTAAAGGTTTTGATGATGAAGGGCGTGTAAAAGTCCTTTTTGAAAAACATCAGTTTTATAAAAATTTGCCCTTTCATAAGCGTCAACAAGCAATCAAAGAAGATCTTGCTAGAGAGGAGTGGATTAGCCCTAAAAAAGGAGGATACAAAGAACAAAAGACCAACACTCAAGCTTTAAAGTTACTCATTGCTGCTATAACACTTGATGAAGAAGCTGCTTTAAAATCTGCTTCTTATGGTGCAGGTCAAATTATGGGAAATAACTATGGTATTCTTAATTGGAACACTGTTCAAGACTTTGTCACTAGCATGTGTTCGTGTGAAGATGAACAAATAAAAGCGATGTTTACTTTTTTCAAAGTTCGTGGTCTTGCTTCAAGTTTGCGAGACAAGGATTTTGATGCCATTGCACGCGTTTACAATGGCACTGGTATGGTCAAAGAATATGGCCAACGCATGCGCAATGCTTACTTTGCCCTCACAAAAAAATCAGCAGCAGTCAGTAATCCTATTCGTGCCAATGGTTTGCGACTAGGATCCAAAGGCTACCGTGTTGAAGCACTGCAAAAACGTCTCAATGATCTTGGTTATCCCCTTGCGATTGATAGTGATTATGGACCAGATACACGCAGTGCAATCTTTTCTTTTCAAGCTGACCATAATTTAGAAGTTGATGGTGTTGTTGGTGCGAAAACTCAAGAAGCCCTCGATGTAGCAACTCCAATGATTAGTCCTCGCCGTTCTGGTGTAAGTATGGCCGATTTGAGAAAAAACGGTACAAACATTATTAAAGATGCAGATAAAACCCAAATGGTGGGAGGGGCTGTTGTTGCTGGTTCAACTCTCATAGAAGCAAACAAAATGGGAGCATTTGATAATCTCAAACTCTCTATAGGAAAAATGAGTGCTCTTGTAGAGCCACTTGCTCATATTGGTAAAGCAATTTCTGATCATTGGTGGATTGGGGCCATTTTTGTAGGTTGGATTATTGTACTCGTGTCAGATCGTGTCAAAAGAACTTATCTAAAAGCCTACAAGAGAGGCAGAGCAATTTAG
- a CDS encoding DNA adenine methylase, with amino-acid sequence MAFSYSPLRYPGGKTALYGKIKEIFETNELNGCSYREPFAGGGGLALKLLLNDDVKDIYINDIDPFIWSFWHCVLYKTEELIEKINTTTINLEEWYKQKEISPEKADVLAVGFAALFLNRTNRSGIIKNAGPIGGKEQTGNYKIDCRFNKENLIGRIRNISAKKDRIYLTQLDAQEFLLRYGSTDKDKNIFLYIDPPYFKKGKGLYTSFYKTKDHHYLENIISEHVNALWLITYDNVEEVKFLYDQYPKIEFDIRYSLQNKRQAQELMIFSPKIKIPQSLEQNIPSLCNAA; translated from the coding sequence ATGGCTTTTAGTTATTCTCCATTAAGGTATCCGGGCGGCAAGACTGCACTCTATGGAAAAATCAAAGAAATCTTTGAGACAAATGAATTAAATGGGTGTTCTTATCGTGAGCCTTTTGCTGGTGGCGGCGGATTGGCTCTAAAACTTCTTTTAAATGACGATGTGAAAGATATTTACATTAACGATATTGACCCGTTCATTTGGAGTTTTTGGCATTGTGTTTTGTACAAAACAGAAGAATTAATAGAAAAGATTAACACGACGACTATTAACTTAGAAGAATGGTACAAACAAAAGGAAATTTCTCCTGAAAAAGCAGATGTGCTTGCCGTAGGATTTGCTGCCCTCTTTTTGAATCGAACAAACAGATCAGGAATTATTAAAAATGCTGGTCCCATTGGAGGAAAAGAGCAAACTGGAAATTACAAAATAGACTGTAGATTCAATAAAGAAAATTTAATTGGCAGAATTAGAAATATAAGCGCAAAAAAAGATAGGATATATTTAACACAGCTAGATGCACAGGAGTTTTTACTACGTTATGGAAGTACAGATAAAGATAAAAACATTTTCCTTTATATAGATCCTCCATATTTTAAAAAGGGTAAAGGGCTGTATACTTCATTTTATAAAACTAAAGATCATCATTATTTAGAAAATATCATTTCTGAACATGTAAATGCTCTTTGGTTAATTACTTATGACAACGTAGAAGAAGTTAAATTCTTGTATGATCAATATCCTAAAATAGAATTTGATATACGCTATTCTCTACAAAATAAGAGACAAGCTCAAGAACTGATGATTTTCTCACCCAAAATCAAAATTCCACAATCACTAGAACAGAATATACCATCACTTTGCAACGCGGCTTAA
- a CDS encoding ParB/Srx family N-terminal domain-containing protein: MVKTAKVSLKKLEFDPENPRIPRFSNEKDAINFLCNKEQILELAEDIAENGISPCEKFIVLQDREKYIVVEGNRRLIALKFLDNPNLAPERLSKKFSKYSASRKVLISSVECVIVSNRKEANHWIETKHSGQNKGKGVKPWDAIQKARYFPLNVNRFAYLLFNRLLEDVSQDYNISTVTRFISKPIFFKHTGIYYDKEEDKLVFLSPYEENSALDNFLKQFVRDILERELDSRSYNNKESIEQYFEELFEKFKLIEVYSKNDIRKSKNKKETKHSEKQCDLFINDTNKAEKYEKQKLSCYDEEIASQLNKLGYIKPISIYYSVKKLNADMDTPLLYIAFSCLFEGLTRSLERSDRESFDFFLKKHPLLTATFSNKSYIQDNTKDILKTLTKIREEANAAKHACFAAPLSYTQIISDMQTLKPLLMQLIAEVYEKEKKRNKKMVQSLLANTNKT, translated from the coding sequence ATGGTAAAAACCGCAAAAGTTTCTTTGAAAAAACTTGAATTTGATCCAGAAAATCCTAGAATTCCTAGATTCTCAAATGAAAAAGATGCTATAAATTTTCTCTGCAATAAAGAACAAATTTTGGAATTAGCCGAAGATATTGCCGAAAACGGGATATCTCCATGTGAAAAATTTATAGTATTGCAAGATAGAGAAAAGTATATTGTTGTAGAAGGTAACCGTCGGCTAATTGCACTCAAATTTCTTGATAATCCGAATTTAGCTCCAGAACGCCTTTCCAAAAAATTTAGTAAGTATAGTGCAAGCCGTAAAGTTCTAATAAGCTCTGTAGAATGCGTGATTGTTTCTAATAGAAAAGAGGCTAATCACTGGATAGAGACAAAACATTCAGGTCAAAACAAAGGAAAAGGCGTGAAGCCATGGGATGCTATACAAAAAGCACGTTATTTCCCATTAAATGTGAATAGATTTGCGTATCTATTATTTAATCGTCTGCTGGAGGATGTTTCACAAGACTATAATATTAGCACTGTGACGCGTTTTATTTCTAAGCCAATTTTTTTTAAACATACTGGAATTTATTATGACAAGGAGGAAGATAAGCTTGTCTTTCTATCCCCATATGAAGAAAATTCTGCGCTTGATAATTTTCTGAAACAATTTGTACGAGATATACTTGAAAGGGAATTAGATTCCCGTTCTTATAATAATAAAGAAAGTATTGAACAATATTTTGAAGAATTATTTGAAAAATTCAAGCTGATTGAGGTTTATTCAAAAAATGATATTAGAAAAAGCAAGAATAAAAAAGAAACAAAGCATTCTGAAAAACAATGTGACCTATTTATAAATGACACGAATAAAGCTGAAAAATATGAAAAACAAAAATTATCTTGCTATGATGAAGAAATTGCAAGTCAATTGAATAAATTAGGTTATATAAAACCTATTAGTATATATTATTCAGTGAAAAAATTAAATGCTGACATGGATACACCTCTTTTGTATATAGCATTTAGTTGTTTATTCGAAGGACTTACGCGCTCATTAGAGCGCTCAGATAGAGAATCTTTCGACTTTTTTTTAAAGAAGCATCCGTTATTAACAGCCACCTTTAGCAATAAATCGTATATACAAGATAATACAAAAGATATTTTAAAGACTCTAACAAAGATTAGAGAAGAAGCCAATGCAGCTAAACATGCTTGCTTTGCAGCACCTTTAAGTTACACACAAATTATCAGTGATATGCAAACGTTAAAGCCATTGTTAATGCAATTAATCGCTGAAGTATATGAGAAAGAAAAAAAGAGAAACAAGAAAATGGTTCAATCACTACTGGCCAATACAAACAAAACATGA
- a CDS encoding tyrosine-type recombinase/integrase, with the protein MRAIHRLSASFVKVSPQGKYCDGGGLWLNVRKDNTRSWFFRYTYRNKRREMGLGSVTKISLKEARELVKHYSDILKSGNDPIVFREQSILKQQSNVFQEIAQAAFESKKAELKNEGKNGRWFSPLELHVIPHIGNLPIEKLTANVIRNVLAPLWHKKGDTAQKALNRINICLKYAAALGLDVDLQACMKARALLGKSRAISTNIPAMPWREVPAFYQNLKDDLLSNLALKLLILTGVRSYPLRYLRLEQIDKNIWTIPKENMKGIVGKVSDFRVPLSGEALRVIEKSLPFEKNGFLFSGLKGTPISDVSMSKYMASCGLKYRPHGFRSSLRDWIAETTSTPFEIAETVLAHSVGSSVTKAYMRTDFLEQRHALLEQWAAFMSK; encoded by the coding sequence GTGAGAGCAATTCATAGGTTATCAGCATCGTTTGTAAAGGTCTCTCCTCAGGGTAAGTATTGTGATGGAGGAGGTTTATGGTTGAATGTTCGAAAAGACAATACACGCTCTTGGTTTTTTCGTTATACATACCGCAATAAACGCCGTGAAATGGGGCTTGGTTCTGTTACCAAAATTTCTTTAAAAGAAGCACGCGAGCTTGTTAAACATTATAGCGATATTCTTAAAAGTGGCAATGATCCTATTGTATTTAGAGAACAAAGCATTTTAAAACAGCAAAGTAATGTTTTTCAAGAAATTGCTCAAGCGGCTTTTGAAAGTAAAAAAGCTGAGTTAAAAAATGAAGGTAAAAACGGTCGTTGGTTTTCTCCCCTAGAATTACACGTCATTCCACATATAGGTAATCTTCCTATAGAAAAATTAACAGCCAATGTCATTCGCAATGTTCTTGCTCCACTTTGGCATAAAAAAGGAGATACAGCACAAAAAGCCCTTAACCGTATCAATATTTGCTTAAAATATGCTGCTGCTCTTGGTTTAGATGTTGATTTACAAGCTTGTATGAAAGCGCGAGCCCTTTTAGGAAAGTCACGTGCTATATCAACCAATATTCCTGCTATGCCATGGCGAGAAGTTCCTGCTTTTTATCAAAACTTAAAGGATGATCTTCTTTCAAATTTGGCACTGAAATTACTGATTTTGACTGGGGTACGGTCATATCCCTTGCGATATTTGCGCCTTGAGCAAATTGATAAAAATATATGGACGATACCAAAAGAAAATATGAAGGGTATTGTAGGAAAAGTTTCAGACTTTCGTGTGCCATTAAGTGGTGAAGCTTTAAGAGTGATTGAAAAATCTCTCCCCTTTGAAAAAAATGGTTTTCTATTTTCCGGTCTTAAAGGCACTCCGATTTCTGATGTAAGTATGTCAAAGTATATGGCCTCTTGTGGTTTAAAGTATCGTCCTCATGGTTTTCGCTCAAGTTTGCGAGACTGGATAGCAGAAACAACGTCAACACCATTTGAGATTGCAGAAACTGTCCTTGCTCACTCAGTTGGCAGTTCAGTAACAAAAGCTTACATGCGAACAGATTTTTTAGAACAACGACATGCTCTCTTAGAACAGTGGGCTGCATTTATGTCAAAATAG